Genomic DNA from Salinibacter pepae:
CTGGATGAGCACTTGCATCCTCTTCATCCAGAGAGCCGATCTTTTTATGAGTGCCCAGAACGGACAGCACGACCCTCAGGAATCCGAGCGGCCCGACGCCCCCGAGTCGCCCCGCTACGAAACCCGTCAACTCCATGCGGGGCAGGAGCCGGACCCGGCCACCAACGCCCGGGCCGTGCCCATCTACGCGACCACTTCCTACACCTTCGACGATGCGGAGCACGGGGCCGACCTCTTCGCCCTCGAAGAGTTCGGCAACATCTACAGCCGCATCATGAACCCGACGAACGACGTCTTCGAGAAGCGGGTGGCCGCGCTCGAAGGCGGCGTCGCGGCCGTCGCCACCGCCAGTGGGCAGTCCGCCCAGTTTCTGGCCCTCAACACCCTCTGTGAGCACGGGGACAACATCGTCTCCACGAGCTACCTCTACGGCGGGACCTACAACCAGTTCAAGAACTCCTTCCCCCGCCGCGGCCTCGACGTCCACATCGCCGACGGCGACGACCCGGACTCGATCGAACGCCTGATCGACGCGGATACGAAGGCGGTCTACCTGGAGACGATCGGCAACCCGCGCTTCAACATCCCGGACTTCGAGCGGATCGCCGACATCGCCCACGCCCACGGCGTGCCGCTGGTGGTGGACAACACGTTCGGGGCGGCGGGCTTCCTCTGCGCGCCCATCGAGCACGGGGCCGACATCGTCACGGCCAGCGCGACGAAGTGGATCGGCGGGCACGGCACCACCATCGGCGGCGTCATTGTGGACGCGGGCACGTTCCCGTGGGACAACGGCCGCTTCCCCGAGTTCACCGAGCCAAATCCCAACTACCATGGCCTGCAGTTCTGGGAGACGTTCGGCCCGGACGGCGTGCTCGACACGAACGTCGCCTTCGCGATGCGGGCCCGGGTGGAGGGCCTCCGCGACTTCGGCCCGGCCCAGAACCCGTTCGGTTCCTTCTTGCTGCTGCAGGGCCTCGAAACGCTCTCCCTGCGCGTGCAGCGGAGCTGCGACAACGCCCTTGCGCTGGCGACGTGGCTCCGAGAGCAGGACGCGGTGTCGTGGGTCAGCTACCCGGGCCTGGAGGACCACCCGTACCACGAGCGGGCCAATCGGTACCTGGAGAACGGCTACGGCGCGGTCCTCACGTTTGGCGTGGAGGGGGGCGTCGACGGCGGCAAGCGCTTCGTCGAGAACGTGGAGCTGGCCAGTCACCTCGCCAACGTGGGGGACGCGAAAACGCTCGTTATCCATCCCGCCTCTACCACGCATCAGCAGCTGACCGAGGAGGAGCAGCAGGCCTCCGGCGTCGAGCCCGACATGGTGCGGGTCTCCGTCGGCATCGAGCACATCGACGACATCAAGGCGGACTTTGATCAGGCGTTTGCGGCGCTGCCCTCGCCGGCGGCTGCGTGAATTGAAGCGTGAAGCGTGATGCGTGAGGGGACGTCTCGGCTCACGTTTCACTTCTCACGCATCACGTTCCTCCCATCCTGCTTGTGCTGTGTAGTCTTTTCCGCCTCTTCCGATGCCAAAGACTCTCACCCTTCCCGAGTTCACCCTCGAAAACAGCACGACGCTGCGGGACGTGCCCGTGGCGTACCGGACGTGGGGCACCCTCAACGCGACCGGCACCAACGCCGTCCTGGTGTGTCACGCCCTCACCGGCGACACGAACGTGGCCGACTGGTGGGGCGGGCTCCTCGGGCCCGGCCGTGCTCTCGATCCCACGGAGGACTTCGTGGTGTGTCTGAACGTGCCGGGGTCCCCCTACGGCTCGGTGGCGCCGGTGACGGTGAATCCGGAGACCGGCGAGCGCTACGGGGCCGGCTTCCCGCCGTTCACGACCCGCGACACGGTCCGGCTTCACCGGCGCGCGCTGGAGGCCCTCGGTGTGCAACGGGTGGCGTGTGCCGTGGGCGGATCGATGGGGGGCATGCACGTGCTGGCGTGGGCCTTCGAGGCGACCGACGGCGGGGCGCCGTTCGTGCGGTCGCTCGTGCCCATTGCCGTGGGGGGGCGCCATACGGCCTGGCAGATCGGATGGGGGGCGGCGCAGCGGCAGGCCATCTTCGCCGATCCGAAGTGGCGGGGCGGTCACTATTCGCCGGACGCCCCCCCGACGAGCGGCCTCGCCACGGCCCGCATGATGGCGATGGTGTCGTACCGGTCCCGGTCGTCCCTCGACGGCCGGTTCGGGCGGGACGCAATGCCGGAACAGGACGGCACGCCCTACGCCGTGGAGAGCTACCTACGCCACCACGGGGACAAGCTCGTCGACCGCTTCGACGCGAACTGCTACGTGGCCCTGACCCGTCAGATGGACACCCACGACGTGGCCCGCGGCCGCGGCGACTACGCGGAGGTGCTGCGGGGCATCGAGCAGCCAAGCCTGGTCGTGGGCATCGACTCGGACGTGCTGTATCCGTTGTCCGAGCAGGAGGAGCTCGCGGAGCACCTGCCCAGCGCCACCCTGAAGGTGCTATCGGCGCCGCACGGACACGACACGTTCCTCATTGAGCTCGATGCCCTCAACGATCTTGTGTCGACGTGGCGGGCCAGCACCTGTTCGTCCGTGGCGGCCTGAGCCGCGATCCGGGCGTGGACAATGGCTGGACGACAGCCTCCCCTCTCCCCGGCGCCCCGGTGGAGGCATCCGCCACGGCACGTCATACCGCCCCACTACGCATCATCCCTCGCGACAGCACTGACTGATCATGCCTGATCGTTCCTTCTCTTCGACGGAATGCGCGTCCCGTCCCGTCCGCGTTCTCAAATTTGGAGGCACGTCGGTCGGCTCCGCCGAAGGCATAAAAAATGCGGTCCGCCTCGTCTGCACCGCCACCGAGACCTGTCGGCCGGTCGTGGTGGTGTCTGCCGCGGCGGGCGTGACGGACGCCCTCGTGCAGGCCGCAGAGGAGTCCCGGGCCGCCCGGGGCTCCGTCGAAGCCTGGACGCGGCGGGTGGGGCGGCGCTACCGCGCCCTGGCCGCGAACACCCTTGCCGACGAGGCGCTGCGGGCCCGCTACGACACCGCCTTGCGGGCAGAACGCTCGAAGCTGCGCCGCGCGCTGCGGGAGATGGCGGGGCCAAACGCCGCCGCGGCTCGTGACGTTGTGCTGGCCGCCGGCGAACGGCTGATGGTGCCGCTGCTGGCCGCCGCCCTCGACGCCTCCGGGTGCACATCGCAGGCCGTCGACGCGGCAACACTCATCCGCACCGATGCCGCGCACGGCGACGCGACGGTGCAGTGGGCCCCCACCCGGCGGCAGGTGCGCGACTGGCATCGGACGCGGGCCGCCGGCCTGCCGGTCGTCACGGGCTTCGTGGGGGAGACGGCCGACG
This window encodes:
- a CDS encoding aspartate kinase, producing MPDRSFSSTECASRPVRVLKFGGTSVGSAEGIKNAVRLVCTATETCRPVVVVSAAAGVTDALVQAAEESRAARGSVEAWTRRVGRRYRALAANTLADEALRARYDTALRAERSKLRRALREMAGPNAAAARDVVLAAGERLMVPLLAAALDASGCTSQAVDAATLIRTDAAHGDATVQWAPTRRQVRDWHRTRAAGLPVVTGFVGETADGKTTTLGRGGSDWSAAVLAWALEAERMERWTDVEGLYTRDPDAHSDARPLQRIDFEQARAWTKAGRLGMHPCTLDPLMDAGIPLRVRCTHRPAAPGTRIVPASTLAQG
- the metX gene encoding homoserine O-acetyltransferase MetX, with translation MPKTLTLPEFTLENSTTLRDVPVAYRTWGTLNATGTNAVLVCHALTGDTNVADWWGGLLGPGRALDPTEDFVVCLNVPGSPYGSVAPVTVNPETGERYGAGFPPFTTRDTVRLHRRALEALGVQRVACAVGGSMGGMHVLAWAFEATDGGAPFVRSLVPIAVGGRHTAWQIGWGAAQRQAIFADPKWRGGHYSPDAPPTSGLATARMMAMVSYRSRSSLDGRFGRDAMPEQDGTPYAVESYLRHHGDKLVDRFDANCYVALTRQMDTHDVARGRGDYAEVLRGIEQPSLVVGIDSDVLYPLSEQEELAEHLPSATLKVLSAPHGHDTFLIELDALNDLVSTWRASTCSSVAA
- a CDS encoding O-acetylhomoserine aminocarboxypropyltransferase/cysteine synthase family protein, whose product is MSTCILFIQRADLFMSAQNGQHDPQESERPDAPESPRYETRQLHAGQEPDPATNARAVPIYATTSYTFDDAEHGADLFALEEFGNIYSRIMNPTNDVFEKRVAALEGGVAAVATASGQSAQFLALNTLCEHGDNIVSTSYLYGGTYNQFKNSFPRRGLDVHIADGDDPDSIERLIDADTKAVYLETIGNPRFNIPDFERIADIAHAHGVPLVVDNTFGAAGFLCAPIEHGADIVTASATKWIGGHGTTIGGVIVDAGTFPWDNGRFPEFTEPNPNYHGLQFWETFGPDGVLDTNVAFAMRARVEGLRDFGPAQNPFGSFLLLQGLETLSLRVQRSCDNALALATWLREQDAVSWVSYPGLEDHPYHERANRYLENGYGAVLTFGVEGGVDGGKRFVENVELASHLANVGDAKTLVIHPASTTHQQLTEEEQQASGVEPDMVRVSVGIEHIDDIKADFDQAFAALPSPAAA